The region GGGTTTATCGGTAGAAACATATCCCTGATGAGCCTGTTGATCTCCCTGACGGTGATTCCCGCCTCAGCCCTAACCATCCCCAAGTCCTCGTCCCTCTCGATCACCCTGTTCATCGCCTGCATGTCAAGGACTATCCCCCCCGTCACGGGAAGCGGCCCACCAACCAAGGAGGTCCCGGAGCCCCTGGGGGTTATGGGTACACCGTACTTGTTGGCTATCTCCAATAC is a window of Candidatus Korarchaeota archaeon NZ13-K DNA encoding:
- a CDS encoding FAD-binding oxidoreductase, producing MSSQLRGSQLLREEVDRYSYSYDASGMEFIPDAIVRPSNVEEVSLVLEIANKYGVPITPRGSGTSLVGGPLPVTGGIVLDMQAMNRVIERDEDLGMVRAEAGITVREINRLIRDMFLPINP